From Aedes albopictus strain Foshan chromosome 1, AalbF5, whole genome shotgun sequence, one genomic window encodes:
- the LOC109430036 gene encoding E3 ubiquitin-protein ligase CCNB1IP1 isoform X2: protein MSTERDKLVCNARDCFKKIEGTAWITCCSHVFCDQHGKEAKLRQPTSSPSCPACGTRFRDELSIVERKLNNSLQARAKQQICANLERKLEYYREMVCTMKRDGAQQKADTEMKIRRLEQQLEQAKVKLRQQQDDERQAGKNRFGEPSRCVKKRKPDDFLL from the exons atgtcaaccgAACGAGATAAGTTGGTGTGCAACGCGCgcgattgcttcaagaaaattgaAGGAACCGCGTGGATTACCTGCTGTTCGCACGTGTTCTGCGACCAACACGGCAAGGAGGCCAAACTCCGCCAACCGACGTCATCGCCATCCTGTCCAGCCTGCGGTACCCGCTTCCGAGACGAGCTGTCCATTGTGGAACGAAAGCTGAACAATTCTCTACAGGCCCGAGCG AAGCAGCAAATTTGTGCCAATCTGGAAAGAAAACTGGAATACTATCGGGAAATGGTGTGCACGATGAAACGGGACGGAGCCCAGCAGAAGGCCGACACCGAGATGAAGATTCGTCGCCTGGAGCAACAATTGGAACAGGCCAAGGTGAAACTAAGGCAACAGCAGGACGACGAACGGCAGGCGGGGAAGAATCGATTCGGCGAACCGTCCCGTTGTGTGAAGAAACGCAAGCCGGACGATTTCCTGCTGTGA
- the LOC109430036 gene encoding E3 ubiquitin-protein ligase CCNB1IP1 isoform X1 encodes MSTERDKLVCNARDCFKKIEGTAWITCCSHVFCDQHGKEAKLRQPTSSPSCPACGTRFRDELSIVERKLNNSLQARALLLCGYNPEVVMEIANNAITFWNFQKQQICANLERKLEYYREMVCTMKRDGAQQKADTEMKIRRLEQQLEQAKVKLRQQQDDERQAGKNRFGEPSRCVKKRKPDDFLL; translated from the exons atgtcaaccgAACGAGATAAGTTGGTGTGCAACGCGCgcgattgcttcaagaaaattgaAGGAACCGCGTGGATTACCTGCTGTTCGCACGTGTTCTGCGACCAACACGGCAAGGAGGCCAAACTCCGCCAACCGACGTCATCGCCATCCTGTCCAGCCTGCGGTACCCGCTTCCGAGACGAGCTGTCCATTGTGGAACGAAAGCTGAACAATTCTCTACAGGCCCGAGCG TTGCTTTTGTGTGGCTACAATCCGGAGGTGGTGATGGAGATTGCCAACAATGCCATTACCTTTTGGAATTTCCAGAAGCAGCAAATTTGTGCCAATCTGGAAAGAAAACTGGAATACTATCGGGAAATGGTGTGCACGATGAAACGGGACGGAGCCCAGCAGAAGGCCGACACCGAGATGAAGATTCGTCGCCTGGAGCAACAATTGGAACAGGCCAAGGTGAAACTAAGGCAACAGCAGGACGACGAACGGCAGGCGGGGAAGAATCGATTCGGCGAACCGTCCCGTTGTGTGAAGAAACGCAAGCCGGACGATTTCCTGCTGTGA